AAAAGCCATCAGGATTACTTTTACGCTGTAACACGGCAGCAAAGCTAACGCAAGAAGCATCCCAAGGACTTCATCTATCACAACTGCCCCGGGGTCTTTCTTATGGAAAAGCCTCTCCGCGCTTTTCCCTAGAGCTACTCCTAAAACAGCTAACAATAAAACCAAAGAAAAATATATGGCCGGGCTTGATTTAACCAATAAAAACAAAAATATCCCCGCGATACTGGCGAATGTCCCTGGAGCTGCCGGAAGATAACCAATATAAAAGAATGTAACAATAACCTCAACCAATTTATTTTTAAAGCGCATTTGCATGTTCTTAATCTTATTGGATAGAATGAGTAGTTAGTATGGGTAGCAAGGTTAGGATGAGAATTAGAATGAGGGAAATATTCTTAATAATTCCCCGCAACCCACCCCCATCCCCGACTCACAACTCAGAACTCAGAACTCATCCTATCTTTAAAGCTTAGTAATAATCTTACGATTCTTCCAGAAATAAGAAAAACCCGAATAGAGTGTCATGCCCACGGTAATAAACATTAAGATATTTATCCCCTGACGGAAGAATTGTTCCCAACCCGGGCTCCAGTTAAAATATTCTAACATTGTTTCCTTAAGCACGATAAACCCTAAGATAAGAAGGATCGCCGCCATTTGGGAGACTGTTTTATGTTTTCCGGAACGGCTGGCTGAAAGGACTTTTCCTTTATTAAGCGCAAACAGCCTTAATGATGTTACCAGCAACTCACGTGATATAATAAACACAAACATCCACGCATCAATC
Above is a genomic segment from Candidatus Omnitrophota bacterium containing:
- a CDS encoding phosphatidylglycerophosphatase A — encoded protein: MRFKNKLVEVIVTFFYIGYLPAAPGTFASIAGIFLFLLVKSSPAIYFSLVLLLAVLGVALGKSAERLFHKKDPGAVVIDEVLGMLLALALLPCYSVKVILMAFILFRAMDTIKPYPGYLVQSAKAGWGIVADDLVAAFYTNMILQAVLRWAALSCR
- the pgsA gene encoding CDP-diacylglycerol--glycerol-3-phosphate 3-phosphatidyltransferase, whose amino-acid sequence is MNLANRLTVLRIILSFVFMFFLFVHGLWAKIIALAVFILAAISDYFDGRIAHKRNMVTDFGKLMDPIADKILVISAFAVFVQMQLIDAWMFVFIISRELLVTSLRLFALNKGKVLSASRSGKHKTVSQMAAILLILGFIVLKETMLEYFNWSPGWEQFFRQGINILMFITVGMTLYSGFSYFWKNRKIITKL